The Gemmata palustris genome includes a region encoding these proteins:
- a CDS encoding tyrosine-type recombinase/integrase — translation MARAPKPWFREDRNAFFVTINGTSHNLGSDKKEADRRFHELMARGDDPPTESPALSTQSTLGPLTVAEVFEKFLDWCQKHRSERTYEWSKGHIQTFCDHLKTAGTMAADALRPFHIVEWVEGKSTWGANQKRGAIVAVTRPFNWAAKLGYITVSPVRGIEKPTPTKRDSRMTPDDFEKLLGHVKDDPFRDLLTFAYEAGCRPHEARLIEARHLKPEQHRVEIPPAEAKGKKRWRVSYLSEGATAIVKRLAELRPTGPLFLNTDGNPWEAQAIVCRFQRLLVKLAGIEEKVPRLPRFERRNFKDPVALAVARKAHQTKLVELRKKRAKMAREGETRFAMYDLRHCFASRKLKEGHDPITVAALLGHKDGTMLCKHYEGISTDGDHLRDAVTKCGPKDSRGM, via the coding sequence ATGGCCCGCGCTCCGAAACCCTGGTTCCGCGAAGACCGGAACGCCTTCTTCGTCACGATCAACGGCACTAGCCACAACCTCGGCTCCGACAAAAAAGAGGCCGACCGCCGGTTCCACGAGCTGATGGCTCGCGGCGACGACCCACCCACAGAATCCCCCGCTCTTTCTACACAAAGCACTCTGGGGCCGCTCACCGTCGCCGAGGTGTTCGAGAAGTTCCTCGACTGGTGCCAGAAACACCGGTCCGAGCGCACCTACGAGTGGTCCAAGGGGCACATCCAGACGTTCTGTGACCACCTGAAGACCGCCGGCACGATGGCCGCCGACGCACTGCGTCCGTTCCACATCGTGGAGTGGGTCGAAGGAAAATCGACCTGGGGCGCGAACCAGAAGCGCGGGGCGATTGTCGCGGTGACCCGGCCGTTCAACTGGGCGGCGAAACTCGGGTACATCACGGTCAGCCCCGTTCGCGGGATCGAGAAGCCGACGCCGACGAAGCGCGACAGCCGGATGACCCCGGATGACTTCGAGAAGCTCCTCGGCCACGTTAAGGACGACCCGTTCCGCGACCTGCTGACGTTCGCCTACGAGGCCGGGTGCCGCCCGCATGAGGCGCGGCTGATCGAGGCCCGGCACTTGAAGCCCGAACAGCACCGGGTCGAGATCCCGCCGGCCGAGGCGAAGGGCAAGAAGCGATGGCGGGTGAGCTACCTATCCGAAGGTGCCACCGCGATCGTGAAGCGGCTCGCGGAGCTGCGCCCGACCGGTCCGTTGTTCCTGAACACTGACGGCAACCCGTGGGAGGCACAAGCCATCGTGTGCCGGTTCCAGCGGCTGCTCGTAAAGCTGGCGGGGATCGAGGAGAAGGTGCCGCGGCTGCCCCGGTTCGAGCGGCGTAACTTCAAGGACCCAGTGGCGCTCGCGGTGGCCCGGAAGGCCCACCAGACCAAGCTGGTCGAGTTGCGGAAGAAGCGGGCGAAGATGGCCCGTGAGGGCGAGACCCGGTTCGCGATGTACGATCTGCGGCACTGCTTTGCGTCGCGGAAGCTGAAGGAGGGACACGACCCGATCACCGTGGCGGCCCTGCTCGGCCACAAGGACGGGACAATGCTGTGCAAGCACTACGAGGGGATCTCCACCGACGGTGACCACTTGAGGGACGCGGTTACGAAGTGCGGCCCAAAAGATTCGCGGGGGATGTGA
- a CDS encoding endonuclease, which yields MTRGFVALIDDKDYPLVSRYKWHVHEDDSSTESRFYAHTNVPKTANRPRTKLQLHRLIMNAQPGEKIDHRSGDGLDCRRANLRSSTDSQNGGNRGSFTGTSKYKGVSWSAEKRAWRAAIYHDGRTRFLGYFGSEDEAATAYDREAVAIHGEFARLNDVSDRTGPITSPANLLGRTS from the coding sequence TTGACCCGTGGCTTCGTGGCCCTCATTGATGACAAAGATTACCCGCTGGTGAGCCGCTACAAATGGCACGTCCACGAAGACGACTCGTCCACGGAATCGAGATTCTACGCCCACACCAACGTCCCAAAAACCGCGAACCGCCCGCGCACGAAGCTTCAGTTGCACCGGCTGATCATGAACGCCCAACCGGGGGAAAAGATCGACCACAGGTCGGGTGACGGTCTCGACTGCCGCCGTGCCAACCTGCGATCGTCCACCGACTCCCAGAACGGAGGCAATCGCGGCAGTTTCACGGGCACCTCGAAGTACAAGGGCGTGTCGTGGAGCGCCGAGAAGCGGGCGTGGCGGGCGGCAATCTACCACGACGGGCGGACGCGGTTCCTCGGCTACTTCGGGTCAGAGGACGAGGCAGCAACCGCCTACGACAGAGAAGCCGTTGCAATCCACGGCGAGTTCGCGCGGTTGAACGATGTCTCCGACCGAACAGGTCCAATCACATCCCCCGCGAATCTTTTGGGCCGCACTTCGTAA
- a CDS encoding DndE family protein, whose protein sequence is MRQPTPPTLIDAPADSNVEMTWQTFGGEAHELFLAVLKERCVRDGLGCSDEVVGKQFRLHLHRGLSYLATPHAIRSIADLVKNAIASEDGSRGEK, encoded by the coding sequence TTGCGTCAACCAACCCCACCGACGCTAATTGATGCACCGGCCGACAGCAACGTCGAGATGACGTGGCAGACGTTCGGCGGGGAGGCCCACGAGTTGTTCTTGGCCGTTTTGAAGGAGCGGTGCGTCCGTGACGGTTTGGGTTGTTCAGATGAGGTCGTCGGGAAACAGTTCCGCCTTCATCTCCATCGTGGGCTTAGCTACTTGGCAACCCCTCACGCGATCCGCAGCATCGCCGACCTGGTTAAAAACGCAATCGCTTCGGAAGATGGATCACGGGGTGAGAAGTAA
- the dndD gene encoding DNA sulfur modification protein DndD has translation MVAARGGAGSDRDLAAIFLRWREDPLSAEDATSSETLGTAIRALLGLDVVERLIADTSVLQTRLAKHSGEPGKANEVGDLEQARNSARDDLSRARQERASLENARLQAEAALKGVEEEFSLVGGRHWEEQQERRTSLAEVGQKCSALETQPLSLSASELPLVMLPDLLAAVAEQDALERVAAESAFVRNLLVERDESLLAALAKSPEFTRTRIAVLSKLMSEDRESRAPGGAVETRVSLHDSVRGQLAHLRESRLEELSEQAALLIEQWQQAITDREDLERLLAATPNETDIGEVMSRLKTVTTELAKLDQQAADLDSDIAEKKQAHETAEQKLLNHLRTSAKEGFAQEDHVRMAALASQTREKMTEFMRRATEKKIDRLSGLITDSFRYLLRKESLVERIQIEPSTFAVTLFDSRGTSLSRDRLSEGEKQIFTISMLWGLARSSSRPLPAVVDTPMARLDSAHRTNLIDRYFPKASHQVIIFSTDTEVDREYYARLQPALARAYHLRHDEKEHSAVAEEGYFWKE, from the coding sequence GTGGTCGCAGCTCGTGGAGGAGCTGGTTCCGATCGAGATCTCGCAGCTATTTTTCTTCGATGGCGAGAAGATCCGCTCTCTGCTGAGGACGCAACGAGCAGCGAAACCCTTGGGACGGCGATCCGCGCGCTGTTGGGTCTGGACGTCGTCGAGCGCCTCATCGCCGACACTTCTGTCCTCCAAACGCGACTCGCCAAACACTCGGGAGAACCGGGGAAGGCGAACGAAGTCGGGGACTTGGAACAGGCCAGGAATTCCGCCCGCGACGACCTGAGCCGCGCGCGTCAGGAACGAGCCAGCCTTGAAAACGCCCGGCTGCAAGCAGAAGCGGCCCTAAAAGGAGTTGAAGAGGAATTTTCGCTCGTCGGTGGGCGGCACTGGGAGGAGCAGCAGGAGCGGCGCACAAGTCTCGCAGAAGTTGGGCAGAAGTGCTCGGCTCTGGAAACTCAGCCTCTTTCGCTCTCGGCTTCCGAACTCCCGCTCGTCATGCTCCCGGACCTGCTCGCGGCCGTCGCGGAACAAGACGCGCTCGAACGCGTTGCCGCCGAGTCGGCCTTCGTCAGAAACCTGCTCGTTGAGCGCGACGAATCGCTTCTTGCCGCCCTCGCAAAGAGCCCCGAGTTCACACGCACCCGGATAGCGGTGTTAAGTAAGCTCATGTCCGAAGATCGAGAGAGCCGCGCCCCGGGCGGTGCTGTCGAAACGAGGGTGTCGCTCCACGATTCAGTACGAGGGCAACTGGCCCATCTACGGGAGTCGAGGCTCGAAGAACTGAGCGAACAAGCCGCGCTCTTGATCGAGCAGTGGCAGCAGGCGATTACGGACCGAGAGGACCTTGAGCGGCTGCTCGCTGCAACCCCGAACGAGACGGATATCGGCGAGGTAATGTCGCGGCTCAAAACGGTGACAACAGAGCTTGCCAAACTCGACCAGCAAGCCGCCGACCTCGACTCTGACATCGCGGAGAAAAAGCAGGCGCACGAGACCGCCGAGCAAAAGCTCCTCAACCATTTGCGAACTTCTGCGAAAGAAGGTTTTGCGCAGGAGGATCACGTCCGGATGGCGGCCCTCGCCTCACAGACGCGAGAAAAGATGACGGAGTTCATGCGCCGAGCGACCGAGAAGAAAATTGACCGGCTTTCGGGCCTCATCACTGACTCGTTCCGTTACCTTTTGCGCAAGGAAAGCCTCGTCGAACGAATCCAGATCGAACCCAGCACTTTTGCCGTCACGCTGTTTGATTCGCGGGGAACGTCCCTGTCGCGCGATCGGCTCTCCGAAGGTGAAAAGCAAATCTTCACGATTTCTATGCTCTGGGGGCTGGCGCGATCTTCCTCGCGGCCTCTCCCGGCGGTGGTGGACACCCCGATGGCACGTCTCGACTCGGCGCACCGCACCAACCTTATCGACAGGTATTTTCCGAAGGCGAGTCACCAGGTGATCATTTTCTCGACCGACACCGAAGTCGATCGCGAGTATTACGCTAGGCTCCAGCCTGCCCTCGCGAGGGCGTACCACTTGCGACACGACGAGAAAGAACACTCTGCCGTCGCCGAAGAAGGCTACTTTTGGAAAGAATGA
- a CDS encoding DUF6173 family protein → MNDEIRRALASGFTPSFNTDMLKNIKPLAQQIAEVNYASKFYKHLGEMIREFDARLDAEHEVGARLVNFGPSLTFHITGLGYQNPSLIIFYGITEDGNPIELIQNVSQINVLLMKLPKLDPSKPKHRFGFKPPGEEE, encoded by the coding sequence ATGAACGACGAAATAAGGAGAGCTTTAGCCAGTGGCTTCACGCCTTCCTTTAATACTGACATGTTGAAAAATATTAAGCCATTAGCTCAACAAATTGCGGAGGTTAATTACGCAAGCAAATTTTACAAGCACCTTGGCGAGATGATCCGGGAATTCGACGCTCGCCTAGACGCCGAGCACGAGGTTGGGGCGAGGCTAGTAAACTTTGGTCCGTCGCTGACGTTCCACATCACCGGGCTCGGTTACCAAAATCCCTCACTGATTATTTTTTACGGCATAACGGAGGATGGCAACCCGATCGAGTTAATTCAGAATGTGAGCCAGATTAACGTGCTCTTGATGAAACTTCCGAAACTGGATCCGAGCAAGCCGAAACACAGATTTGGTTTCAAACCGCCCGGTGAAGAAGAGTGA
- a CDS encoding helix-turn-helix domain-containing protein — translation MPRLPLIPLPKGDRWMDIREVAALFGVTRQTIHRWSDEGEITAYKPTKKMTYYRKIDLNKLLTSRNLPNI, via the coding sequence ATGCCGAGATTACCCCTGATCCCGCTACCCAAAGGCGACCGGTGGATGGACATCCGCGAGGTCGCAGCACTGTTCGGCGTGACACGGCAGACGATCCACCGGTGGTCGGACGAAGGCGAGATCACGGCGTACAAGCCCACGAAGAAGATGACGTACTACCGCAAGATCGACTTGAACAAGCTCCTCACGTCCCGCAACCTGCCGAACATCTGA
- a CDS encoding sigma-70 family RNA polymerase sigma factor, which yields MRATPQPSDAELALRAQAGDGDAANQLVTRYRLQVFDQTWRLRLPAGVEFDDVASVGLYTLWRCVMAWSPSGGANFRTYAWTAVKRSIFRAVGEQKEKLDRQPVQVDEDGDDTLDLVPAREPVELPAGVSEWVNELSVVERIVVERTFGLDGTPDEPSKIGKLVGLSIHQVKTARSRAMATLGL from the coding sequence ATGCGTGCAACTCCCCAACCCTCCGATGCGGAACTGGCTCTACGTGCCCAGGCCGGCGACGGCGACGCGGCGAACCAACTCGTCACACGGTACCGGCTCCAGGTGTTCGACCAGACGTGGCGGCTCCGTCTGCCCGCGGGCGTCGAATTCGATGACGTGGCGAGTGTCGGGTTGTACACGCTGTGGAGGTGCGTCATGGCGTGGTCCCCGAGCGGGGGCGCGAACTTCCGCACATACGCCTGGACCGCGGTCAAGCGGTCGATATTCCGTGCGGTCGGCGAGCAAAAGGAAAAACTCGACCGGCAACCGGTCCAGGTGGACGAGGACGGAGACGACACGCTCGACCTCGTTCCGGCCCGCGAGCCCGTTGAGTTGCCCGCAGGTGTCAGCGAGTGGGTCAACGAATTGTCCGTCGTGGAACGCATCGTCGTGGAGAGGACGTTCGGACTGGACGGCACGCCCGACGAGCCGTCCAAAATTGGGAAACTGGTTGGGTTAAGCATTCATCAGGTCAAAACCGCCCGCTCGCGGGCAATGGCCACGCTCGGCCTGTAG
- a CDS encoding ParB/RepB/Spo0J family partition protein — MNTTQIEAADIALNKEFKGMTFPISSAHPAANLFPWIEDVPLQELADSIAVNGQEEVILRLPDGRIIDGRNRELACRIAGVEPRYSTVDMSEEDVLRLIVAKNIHRRNLSESQRAMIAAELTNLRPGRPKTNGTQVPITRSEVAQHFEVSRKSVQRAANVRENAPELVEPIREGRLDVTTADRVVKLPAQERKQIATAVDPKAEAAAALKRSSGESPKPNAAEESPVIGTQVPITQPMGFVVVKDAKGRTVPFKLALAFQESRAFVANLRANHTEWLEAIRRNGERNGWGAGLTPMIPNLEDDYKTFAQDVASAVPYCVCPHVNAAGEHHPGGKCKVCVANCGWLSRHNWHTLGDSVKKLIDEWGVHPEATASEPPPIVTPAPSKPRGRIVSSDRGGVS; from the coding sequence TTGAACACCACGCAAATCGAAGCTGCAGACATTGCACTGAACAAGGAGTTCAAGGGCATGACCTTCCCCATCAGCTCAGCTCATCCGGCCGCAAATCTCTTTCCGTGGATCGAGGACGTGCCGCTGCAAGAACTGGCCGACTCGATCGCGGTCAACGGCCAGGAGGAAGTGATCTTGCGGCTTCCGGACGGGCGGATAATCGACGGTCGCAACCGCGAACTGGCCTGCCGCATCGCGGGCGTGGAGCCGCGGTACTCGACGGTGGACATGAGCGAGGAGGACGTGTTGAGGTTGATCGTCGCGAAGAACATACACAGGCGTAACCTGAGCGAGAGCCAGCGGGCCATGATTGCGGCCGAACTGACGAACCTGCGACCGGGCCGGCCCAAAACAAATGGGACTCAAGTCCCAATTACCCGGTCCGAGGTTGCCCAGCATTTCGAGGTATCGAGGAAGTCGGTCCAGAGGGCGGCGAACGTCCGCGAGAACGCGCCCGAACTGGTCGAGCCGATCCGCGAGGGACGGCTCGACGTGACCACGGCCGATCGGGTCGTGAAGCTACCGGCCCAGGAGCGTAAGCAAATCGCGACGGCAGTCGATCCGAAGGCAGAGGCCGCCGCCGCGTTGAAGCGTTCCTCTGGGGAATCCCCCAAACCAAACGCAGCGGAGGAGTCACCGGTAATTGGGACTCAAGTCCCAATTACCCAACCGATGGGCTTCGTGGTTGTGAAGGATGCCAAAGGGCGGACGGTGCCTTTCAAGCTCGCGTTAGCATTCCAAGAGAGTAGGGCATTCGTCGCCAATCTACGCGCGAATCACACCGAGTGGCTCGAGGCGATCCGGCGTAACGGCGAGCGGAACGGTTGGGGAGCAGGTTTAACTCCGATGATCCCGAACCTGGAAGATGACTACAAGACGTTCGCTCAAGACGTGGCTTCGGCCGTTCCCTACTGCGTGTGCCCGCATGTGAATGCGGCGGGCGAGCACCACCCGGGCGGCAAGTGCAAAGTGTGCGTCGCCAACTGCGGGTGGTTGAGCCGCCACAACTGGCACACGCTCGGCGACTCCGTGAAGAAGCTGATTGATGAGTGGGGCGTTCACCCCGAAGCCACGGCCAGCGAACCGCCGCCCATCGTAACTCCCGCACCGTCGAAGCCGCGGGGCCGCATCGTGAGCAGCGACCGTGGAGGTGTTTCGTGA
- a CDS encoding DUF1580 domain-containing protein, translating to MYARSLRQRFAMSTAVLVNRVLQESLLSLSGAARLFPPLRQHAAVRASTIWRWVREGVMTPNGRVKLEAVRCGHAWMTSREAVARFIEAQNQSAGHAVPVANVADANGDREAAAVAVLIGM from the coding sequence ATGTACGCCCGGTCATTAAGGCAGAGGTTCGCAATGAGCACTGCGGTACTCGTTAACCGTGTTCTTCAGGAGTCGCTTTTGTCGCTGAGTGGAGCGGCACGGCTATTCCCGCCGTTGCGACAACATGCAGCCGTCCGAGCGTCCACCATCTGGAGGTGGGTACGCGAAGGTGTGATGACACCGAACGGCCGCGTGAAGCTGGAGGCCGTTCGGTGCGGGCACGCCTGGATGACGTCACGGGAGGCGGTGGCGCGATTCATCGAAGCTCAGAACCAATCTGCGGGTCACGCAGTGCCTGTTGCGAACGTGGCTGATGCCAACGGCGATCGCGAAGCGGCAGCAGTCGCAGTTTTGATTGGTATGTGA
- a CDS encoding tyrosine-type recombinase/integrase, giving the protein MNHTPKLCHHKGSEQGYVTLNGKEHYLGFWSRDQKKSPPAVRAEYDAVIARWLANGRRLPDAVTAAPPPVTVNKIILEFVRYAEGHYATRRKGKPSAEVKGIKDACRVLSNLFGPLPATGFGPKALKQVRAKMIEKGWSRSYCNKQANRLKRAFRWAVAEELCPASVIHALSAVPAIRKGEGGVRETGPVKPVPDEWIEATVPFLSRQVAALVRFQIHTGARPGEAVLIRGRDIDRTGRVWVYKPEHHKTEHKGRTREIYIGPKAQAVLLPWLRDDPDTYLFSPKEAEGDRNSERTETRKTHRWPSHMRANAKKRKANPKRPKGDCYTADSYRMAIEYARRKADQKGRMAAVERAKSESPAADVSAFNEVVFLPSWSPHRLRHNAATAMRKEFGVEMARLALGHKHGFTTEIYAERDLVKILEAVERIG; this is encoded by the coding sequence ATGAACCACACTCCGAAGCTCTGCCATCACAAAGGCAGCGAACAGGGCTACGTCACCCTCAACGGCAAAGAGCACTACCTCGGATTCTGGTCCCGCGACCAGAAAAAATCCCCGCCGGCCGTCCGAGCCGAGTACGACGCCGTCATCGCGAGGTGGCTCGCGAACGGGCGTCGTTTGCCCGACGCGGTCACCGCGGCCCCGCCACCCGTCACCGTCAACAAGATCATCTTGGAGTTCGTGCGGTACGCAGAGGGGCACTACGCCACCCGTCGGAAGGGCAAGCCCAGCGCCGAGGTGAAGGGCATCAAAGACGCCTGCCGGGTTCTCTCAAACCTGTTCGGTCCGTTGCCGGCCACCGGATTCGGGCCGAAGGCACTGAAGCAGGTCCGGGCCAAGATGATCGAGAAGGGTTGGTCCCGATCGTACTGCAACAAACAAGCGAACCGACTGAAGCGGGCGTTCCGCTGGGCCGTCGCGGAAGAGCTGTGCCCGGCGTCCGTGATTCACGCCTTGTCCGCGGTGCCCGCCATTCGGAAGGGTGAGGGCGGCGTCCGCGAGACGGGACCGGTAAAGCCGGTCCCCGACGAGTGGATCGAAGCCACGGTCCCGTTCCTGTCGCGTCAGGTCGCCGCCCTGGTGCGGTTCCAGATCCACACCGGGGCACGCCCGGGCGAGGCCGTGCTCATCCGCGGCCGGGACATCGACCGGACGGGGCGGGTGTGGGTGTACAAACCGGAACACCACAAGACGGAACACAAGGGGCGGACTCGCGAGATCTACATCGGCCCGAAGGCCCAGGCGGTTCTACTGCCGTGGCTCCGGGACGATCCCGACACGTACCTATTCAGCCCGAAGGAAGCGGAAGGCGACCGCAACTCGGAACGCACGGAGACCCGGAAGACGCACCGGTGGCCGTCGCACATGAGGGCCAACGCCAAGAAGCGGAAGGCGAACCCGAAGCGGCCGAAGGGCGACTGCTACACGGCGGACAGCTACCGGATGGCGATCGAGTACGCCCGGCGTAAGGCGGATCAGAAGGGTCGGATGGCGGCCGTCGAGAGAGCCAAGAGCGAGAGCCCGGCCGCGGACGTGTCGGCGTTCAATGAGGTGGTGTTTCTGCCGTCGTGGTCCCCGCACCGCTTACGGCACAACGCGGCCACGGCGATGAGGAAGGAATTCGGTGTGGAGATGGCCCGGCTCGCCCTCGGTCACAAGCACGGGTTCACGACCGAGATCTACGCCGAGCGTGATCTCGTGAAGATCCTCGAGGCCGTCGAGCGGATCGGGTAA
- a CDS encoding HNH endonuclease: protein MNVGSYSALDSSVLVLNKTFMAVHVISVRRAFCLLCKNLAEVVSMEEGQFSTYDFASWAELSAFRAANFRQEDDDWIRTTSSELLSPRVIRLMSYDKMPKQTVKFNRRNIFARDHNQCQYCGKRFPTTELSLDHVVPRSQGGGTTWDNIVCACVDCNVRKGGRTPRQANMTLIRKPEKPKRSPMLNLKLTQKKYQSWQSFIDNAYWNVELK from the coding sequence ATGAATGTCGGCTCCTACTCGGCCCTGGACTCGAGCGTGTTGGTGCTGAACAAGACGTTCATGGCCGTACACGTGATCTCGGTCCGCCGAGCGTTCTGCCTGTTGTGCAAGAACCTCGCCGAAGTTGTCAGCATGGAAGAGGGTCAGTTCTCGACCTACGACTTCGCGTCGTGGGCCGAGCTGAGCGCCTTCCGCGCCGCCAACTTCCGGCAGGAAGACGACGACTGGATCCGCACCACGAGTTCCGAGTTGCTGTCGCCGCGCGTCATCCGGCTCATGAGCTACGACAAGATGCCGAAGCAGACGGTGAAGTTCAACCGGCGGAACATCTTCGCCCGCGACCACAACCAGTGCCAGTACTGCGGCAAGCGGTTCCCGACGACGGAACTCTCACTGGACCACGTTGTTCCCCGGAGCCAGGGCGGTGGAACCACTTGGGACAACATCGTGTGCGCGTGCGTGGACTGCAACGTGCGCAAGGGCGGGCGCACCCCGCGGCAGGCGAACATGACGCTGATCCGCAAGCCGGAGAAGCCAAAGCGCAGCCCGATGCTGAACCTCAAGCTCACGCAGAAGAAGTACCAGTCGTGGCAGTCGTTCATCGACAACGCCTACTGGAACGTCGAACTAAAGTGA
- a CDS encoding McrC family protein, producing MTPTVTLTERRPSAGRLPRVEVDFLLAHARHLIDLVPTFERGRYRLTPRGFVGFLTGPTTRYVIRPKIPWPNLRLLLGLSPEAAGATHAPETDLLAVLTTEFVDRLEEVARPGLVAGYSEVESVSSFLRGKLRAADQMRDAAARAFPDRFYINEPVFDLNTPWNQIPKATATALLCRTELPLALRQRVQVAVAPLAGVSDRPVTEALFTTARAEPRAAQYGPLLNVCQLILNGLASADPLGNTGGAFLLDLGLAFERYLTDALHREFAPHRSWRVEAQPGFTLGPTTLQPDIVLRKHGAARVVLDAKWKTATLGASDLHQVLAYATITGARRVGLVYPGRTDARTHFTTPDGRVRVSRYRVRVVGESADLASSIAKLARDTRRE from the coding sequence GTGACACCCACGGTAACGCTGACCGAGCGCCGACCGAGCGCGGGGCGCCTCCCGCGCGTGGAGGTCGATTTCCTTCTAGCCCACGCGCGCCACCTCATCGACCTCGTACCCACCTTCGAGCGCGGACGGTACCGGCTCACGCCCCGCGGGTTCGTTGGCTTCCTCACCGGTCCCACAACGCGGTACGTCATCCGGCCCAAGATTCCGTGGCCGAACCTGCGTCTCCTTCTCGGCCTGTCGCCAGAAGCGGCAGGAGCCACCCACGCCCCCGAAACCGATCTGCTGGCCGTGCTCACGACCGAGTTCGTGGACCGGCTCGAAGAAGTGGCGCGCCCGGGTTTGGTCGCGGGGTACAGCGAAGTCGAGAGTGTTTCGTCGTTCCTGCGCGGGAAACTCCGAGCAGCCGACCAGATGAGAGACGCCGCGGCCCGCGCGTTTCCCGATCGCTTCTACATCAACGAACCGGTCTTCGATCTGAACACCCCGTGGAACCAGATCCCCAAAGCGACCGCGACCGCCCTGCTCTGTCGCACGGAACTGCCACTCGCCCTCCGCCAACGAGTACAAGTTGCAGTAGCACCGCTCGCCGGCGTGTCCGACCGCCCCGTGACCGAAGCTCTGTTTACCACGGCCCGTGCAGAACCGCGTGCGGCCCAATACGGCCCACTGCTCAACGTGTGCCAACTGATCCTGAACGGCCTCGCGAGTGCCGATCCGCTCGGGAACACGGGCGGCGCATTCCTGCTCGATCTCGGCCTCGCCTTCGAGCGTTATCTCACCGACGCCCTTCACCGCGAGTTCGCACCGCACCGGTCGTGGCGCGTCGAAGCGCAACCCGGCTTCACACTCGGTCCCACAACACTTCAACCGGACATCGTGCTCCGCAAGCACGGCGCTGCGCGGGTCGTGCTGGATGCGAAGTGGAAGACCGCGACTCTTGGTGCAAGCGACCTGCACCAGGTGCTCGCTTACGCCACCATCACGGGCGCGCGCCGGGTCGGGTTGGTGTACCCCGGCCGTACCGATGCACGCACGCACTTCACGACTCCCGACGGCCGCGTGCGCGTGTCGCGCTACCGCGTCCGCGTGGTCGGGGAGTCCGCGGACCTCGCCAGTTCGATCGCGAAACTCGCACGCGACACCCGGCGCGAGTGA